The Silene latifolia isolate original U9 population chromosome Y, ASM4854445v1, whole genome shotgun sequence sequence TGCCAGCGGAGTGGAAAATTTCAGATGACCTCCCAGGAAAAGAAATTTTCTACGTGGATGTTCTGCCTCCATGGCAGATGTACTTTGATGGTGCTGCAAGGCAAGATGGAGCTGGAGCTGGAGTTGTGttcgtaactccacaaaatcatctcATGCCATATGCCTTTACACTTACTCAGTTGTGCACGAATAATATGGCAGAATACCAAGCTCTTATACTCGTCCTTTAAATGGCGATTGAAATAGGCGTCAGGGATATGGACATCTACGGAGACTCAGAGTTAGTGGTCAACCAAGTCCTTGGTGAATATGAAGTGaaaaaggaagacttgattccCTACCATCAACGGGCATTACAGCTGCTGAATCAACTTGACGACATCCATGTTGGTCATGTACCAAGAAGTGCCAATAAGTTGGCTGATGCGCTTGCTAATCTTGCAACCACTTTGGCAATGGGGGCAGAAGAGTTTATGTAAGTCCCAGTCTGCAATCGCTGGGCAGTATCTTTGCTTGAAGGAGAAGAAAATATAGACACAACCAACATGATATGCGTCTACACAGCTGATGAAGATGATTGGCGTCAACCTATCATTGATTTCTTGGACCACCAAAAATTACCTGATGATCCCAGACACAAGGTTGAGATACGTCGACGTGCTCCAAAGTTTATTCACTATAAAGGGACGCTCTACAGACGTTCTTTATCACGCCAATGGTTGAGGTGTCTAAGCAAGGACAAAGCTGTTGAAGCAATGCATGAAGCTCACTCTGGAATTTGTGGCGCTCATCAATCTGGGCCTAACTTCATGATCGCGTAAAGAGAATGGGGTATTACTGGCCAACCATGGTACAAGATTGTATGGACTTTGCGAAAAAATGTGAACCCTGTCAGTTCTACGCAAACTTCATACACCAACCGCCAGAGCCATTGCATCCTACTGTTTCTTCAGGGccctttgaagcttggggacttgatgttgtgggacctcttactccaaaggcttcaaatggacacgagtatatcctcgctgccactgactacttctcaaaatgggcagaagccatcacactacgggaagtgaagaaagaaaatgttgtggacTTCATTAGAACCCAAATCATCTATAGATACGGTATACCTTAACGTATCACAACTGACAATGGGAAACAATTTTTCAACCATCTGATGACAAGTCTAggagaaaaattcaagttcaaacaatacaagtcatCCATGTACAATGCCTCTGCAAATGGTTTGGCTGAAGCCTTCAATAAAACTCTTTGTAACTTGTTGAGAAAAGTAGTAGCAAAGTCAAAGCGAGATTGGCATGAAAGAATTGGTGAGGCGTTATGGGCATACAGTACCacatacaaaacacctactcaGGCAACCCCGTACGCGTTGGTGTATGGAGTGGAGGCCGTGTTGCCTTTGGAGTTGCAGATCCCTTCCTTACGCATTGCTATTCAGGAGGGACTCACAGATGATGAGAATGACAAGTTGCGATTAGCAGAGTTAGAGTTTCTCGACAAAAAAAGATTAGAGGCCTAACAAAAGCTCCAATGCTATCAAGCGAGGTTGTCacgcgcattcaacaaaaaggtgcgcCCTCGTTCCTTCCAAGCAGGAGACCTCGTCCTTGCAGTACGAAGGCCAATCATCACCTCTCACAAGCCAGTTGGTAAATTCACCTCTAAGTGGGATGGTCCATACGTGGTACAGGAGGTCTACATAAATGGTGCTTATAAGATTGTTGATGAAGACGGTGTGCGTGTCGGTCCAATCAACGGAAAATTCTTGAAGCGCTACTATTCTTGAGGCTCAACAATgaaggctcctaagcaagagctTAAACTGCACACCAAAGCTCCTAAGTAAGAGGTTAAACTgcatacccaaaaaaaaaaaatgtcctTCCCTTttatgaactacgtcggcttgatcttgtAAAGTGCTTCGTGCTTTACAGGTACGTAGGCAGCTTGGGTGAACATGTAGCTCAAGTGCATCCATACTTCCAAACAAACATCATCCCTCTTTatgaactacgttggcttgatcttgcAAGTTGTCACCCCTGTCAGCTTTGTAAGTACGTAGGCAATTTGgacaaacactttgttcaagtgcagccacaccaaaataaattaaataaaaaaatgcTCCTGGCCCGCAAGAGCCTAAACTGTGAACGGCGAAATCAAATTCACATCATGGACAATATAAATGTGAAGATCAACGAAAAATGAGCTAAAATGAAACAATCACACGCAGGTCTGCAATAAAAGAGATAATGATCAAGTTACATAGTAATAGTAGTCTAAGCCTAAAATCTATGGATCAAAGTAAATTGAAGCACGCATTTGCTCAAGAGATGCCCTTTATTCTTCAATTGAAGCCTCCTCTTCGGCACTCAGAACAGGGGTAGCCTCAAGCTCTTCCAAAGTCTTTTCCGTAGTCTCAACCTGTGACTCCAAGTCGGTCAGGGTTCCAACTTTAGCTGCTATACTTTGTCAGAACTCGCTTTCCATTTCTGCTTTGTTTGCTTTCGGCTACAAGGCTAGTTATCTTCTTCTGAGTATCTGACAGTCGAAGAGATTCTGCTTCAAGGTCTTCTTGTACTCTACTATGATGTGCCTTCACTTCTTCAAGTTTCGGTGTTGCTGAAGCTTATCCCTCTCCAAAGATTCGGGCGATGACGTTCGGGCCGCAAGGCTGTCAAGTACAAGGTAAGCATTGACGGCACCTACGTAAGAGTTAACTTGTTGTTCCAACAGGGTAGGATCGCCTTTGAGCTGCCGTATGCCCGCATAACATGCCTTAGCCTTCGCTGCCACTGCTTCCACTTCTGAAAAGTCTGCATTCTTCAATTTTGTCGTAAACACAGTAGCTACACCACGCAAGGCCTTCGTGAATATCCCCTCATAAGGTGAAGATGGACGAAATGAAGCTTCAGGAGGATCAAGGACATTCAAAAACTTCGAAGGAGTCGATCCCGTCCTCAGATTGCAAGGTGAGACCATGGTGATAGGAATAGGAGAGCGTAACACTGACGCTTCACTGGCACCCACAACGGAACTCCCTGTATGACCTTCTCGAGAACCAGACTCGTGAGCATCACTGGAAGATGATATCTTTATAAACTTGGAAAGTTCTTTCCCCTTTCGAGGCATGTACTCTCGAGTAGGCGGATCTAAATCTAATCCAGGATAATCGCAAGTTGCAGTTGACGCTCCCACCTCCAAAGCCACGTCACCTTGCTGTCAAAGATGCAAGTTAATTAGtttgtttcaaaaaaaaaaaaaaaaaaaaaaaacgtaccaGTGATAGAGAGGGCACACGTGAAGCACTAGAAACCCCGACAAACATCACTTCATCATCATTCGTATCTATGACATGTGCTTTCCTTTTCTCTCCACGTCCGTGCTTCGGATCAACATCAGATGCTGCATCACTATGGTATCCATCCCTGGCACGGATACTTGTCTTTTTACATTTTCCATTGTGGCGTGATTTCAAAGTACGTTTGCTGCTGGGGCCTTCCTTGTCCACGTGTGGATCACTCCCTTCTTTCCCTGGTCAGGAGGTGAGTAGAAATTTTTTTATGTCCTTTCGAAGCTCACCTATACCGGCAGCCTCCCACCATTCTCTAAATTTAGTGGTGGAACATTCATACCAACGGATTGAAGAACTAGGAAGGAACACTATAGAGTAACTTTTCGAGACTAATAAAAGTTGCCAAAACTTCAATGCCTCGCGGCTGCTGACTCTACGTTGACTCGAAGCACGAGCTAACATATCAGGAACATCTTGACAAAAGCCGAATTGTCTGCTAAATTGGTGAGGATTATACGGCTCTAGATAAAATGATTCACCCAGACGAAAAGGTAAATACGAAGAACGGAGAGAGACAAGATAACCAAACTTTATGGAATCAAGGTTGTCATCGTCACGGAGAACTTCAACCTTGTTTGGGTGTAATATGAAACAGTTTGCGTTGACTTCTCGGCCAACATAAATAAGGTCACGCGCTTCATCATCCGTGTAAGCTTTGGCTCCTTGAACGCCAAAATAAGCAACCATGGAAGGACCCGGAGGAGGTGACTGCATTTAGTGGTAAGCAGAAAAATAGTGTGCAAGCCAACCATATAGATAATGAGCCGGGAAGTATGATCTAGAGAATGCGGGGCTTGACGATTTGACCATCTCATTTTAGCCTCGATAAATGCTCGCCAGAACGGGGATAGCTAGGCTGAATGTATTCCCCTCAGCCAGCAAACTAGCTATCTCAAAAGTACATGGCctgatttttctttcttcactCTCAGGAAGAACGAACACGCACAACCAGCATGACAGAAACGCAGCTAAATAGACTATGTCCCTGTAAGACTTGTTGACGCCAATCTTATCAAACATAGCTTGCTCTGCAGGGGCCCATTCCGTTGGGCGCGTCGGAAGTTCTCCACTAGGATTTTGTGTTTCTTTGGAAGGCCGCTGGTCTTTCGTGCTTTAGTATTAGGAGATTTATAAGTAATCGCTCTCTTGCACCAAAACCTGATCCAATCCTCCGCTGTGACCTTGCGTTCATTTTTTGCTCGTCTCACAAGACGGCGAAAGGCAGTGAATAAATAACTACAGGCCCCTGGAACCAGTCTATTGCCTTGACCATCTCTCTGCATGAATCTTTTTAATTGCGGAACTGTTTCATCATAAATTTCCCCATTAATAGGCAAGCCACCTAGTTTTTGAAGATCCCATAAAGAAATTGATAGCTCGCCCTCTTTGGTGTGAAGCGTATTGGTAGTATGACACCAACACTCACAAAAGGCGCGTATGATGCGTGCATCCTTATTGTATGTGTATAAAGAAGCATAGACTGCGGAATCAATAGAAGCAGATGCCAAAATGTCGCTATAGCGGGATAACACGTCTTCGGTCCATTCCCAGTAACCTTCAATATAAGAGAATCCGCCATACATCTTCACATAGTTGCCACTCCACTTCGCACAACCTGATATGATATCTCGGCCAAGCAAGGAGAAATAATTAGAGGAATCACTTTTCGCTTCAAAAGTACTCTTCAAAATATGATTAGCAGACGTGCCTGGCAGCTCAGTCTCCAGTTTCTTTGACATatctttttcaaaacatttcttgCTAACAAGGCTTGCCTCAGAACCATCTAAGTCGCGCAAGGACTCACGGTTGATCAAGCAAGTTCCAGAAGCAGGAGCATCATTCTCTTCATCGACCAGAGAGAGATAAGTGACACTGTTTTGGCGTAGCTCCTTGAGATGTACCATTGTTACCTGCAAATAAAGGGGGAACAAGTCACTAGATGTATAATGAAAGTCAAAATGCAGGTGACATTCTTCCAAATCTTCATGCGGTCGATGAATCGGGTACATTGCATGATAACTCCAAGGGAGAATCGAAATGATCCGACCGGAGTAATTTCCACATCTTCAAGCAGTCGACGAATCGGGTACATTGCATGATAACTCCAAGGGAGAATCGAAATGATCCGACCGGAGTAATTTCCACATCTTCAAGCGGTCGACGGATCGGGTACATTGCATGACAATCCCGAAGAGAGTCGAAATGATCCGACCGGAGTGAATCCACGTCGGTTGATAGGTAGACGACGGTTTGGTCTGAACCTGTAAAtatccttaaaaaaaaaaaaggacgtgGCAAATAATACATTGTATGCTTTGATAGTAATTCACAATacatgaagaaaagaaaaaattgcCACCTTACAAACTTCTGATTAATTTTGTAATCTCAACCCACTGAACATGAATGCGGACTCCGTTTGATGCTGCAAATTTCATTAATAAAAAAGGGTGAAATGAAAGTAAGTCAGGCCCGCATTCTTAGTTGCTTATATCAACATTAATTTGATATTAAAGTGAGAACAAGGGTGTAATGGTATCCACTACTACCACAGAAAACAAATAAACCCATGCATCCTCATTCCTCATACACTAAGCTGCATATTTCAAGAAAACAAGAACGTAAGGAAAGTAAGGTTTCATTTTATCAATTCGCCTTCTCAAGCGCTGACATTCTTCGCTACTGTGACACGGCCATGAAATTTATTTCACCAATTAGTGCATGCGGTTACTGCTCGTCATCGAACCCGAGAGGCAAACCTTACATAGTTTGGCAAGTCTAAGGCATAATTATGGACAACAATGTCCGATCAAAATCAAAGTATAAATCGAACACAACTTCGGGCTGATTTTACGGATTGGATTCAGTCAAGACTCCGGCAAGTGTTCGATATAATCAGGCAATTATTTCCAAAAAAAAGGGTACTAGCATCAACGAGGTAAATATCAGATAAGTAAATTCAGCCGACCGACGACGAGGTCGAGATCAAAATCGATGCTATGGTCTGAGCATTTAACAAGGTGTAAGTCAAACCTCAAACATGATAAAACCATGTTCATGAACGGGTAAAGGCAAAGATACAAGTACAATCAGAGTCTATAGGATGCACAAGTTTACGTGATGTCAAGTATGCAAGAGTAATATTTAGCGAAGTGATGGACTGTGGGAAACCTAGAAGACGATTTAGCAAATTTTCACTTATTTTAAGTCATTGTCTCTAAGATTGGAATATGCGCACGAAGTCAGGGGTGTGTGAACTCATAAGATGATCGATTTCGGCAAAGCATAGTCAAGTTTACATCAGTGTAATAGTATAGAACTTGATTATTAAACATGTACGAAATCACTCAGCATGGATATATCACAATTATTCACAAACCAGATGCTGTCAAAGTTACTTTGGCGAATATTCGATGGAGTCGGCTCGGTATTTTCGGAGAAAAAGGGGACAACTAAGCTGATAATCAGTTGAGCAGACGGTATTTATGATCAAAATTACTATATACATGTCCAATTTTGTGCTCACAAGTACAAATGAATCATTAACACGCAAGATAAAACGGGTTCGAGAAGACAAAAGTATGTTGCGAAAAGAACAAGATGAACATACCTCAGCGGTTCTTTAATTCGAATCgtcaaaaaaaatagaaacccaGAAGATATCGTTATCTGCGTAAAGAATTCGGTCGAGAATATCGTCAATATGTTGCAAAATCAAAAGACTGAAAATTGTGCGTACTTGGCTAAACTGAAGCAACACAAaggaaaagacaaaaaaaaaaaaaagaggagttaCCTGTAATCTAGGACGAAGATGAAAAGCACAAGATGCAGGTGATGTTGTTCAGGGCTGCGGAGTTTATATAGGCATGGGGTGGTCTCTAAACCCTATTTTCAAAAAACAAGCTTGCAGCCGAAGGAATAGACACGGAAGAAATAAGGAAACTTAACAATCGATAAATTTTGGTTCCTGAGTAATCCAACCTTCACGTGGACTTCAATATATTCTACGTATGTGTTGGGGCCATTGGGCTAATCAAATAAGTTGagttaaaatttaaaattaactCAAAAGAATTATATGGCTACCTTAACAATCAGTTTAGGTTGCTCATCGACTTTTAAGTCAAACCAAAAAATGTCATTCACTGATTAAAAATAATGACAGGGTGACGTCAAAAAGGCTACCTTTACGACAAGTTTTGGTAAgcatcgacttccaagtcaaagccAAAATGAATCGAGACCCCGCCACATCAAGACACTAAATAGTGCACGTGACAAGGTCtcgagggggcaatttgtaggcacagaaaatttattaatgtgctgaataaataaaataaatcaattattttgagttaatactAAATTTTAGCTCGATTTAATTATTTTGCCCCAATTAAATGAAATATGGGTCGATTCGTATTACAAAATGGGTTATCCAGATCATTAAACCCGAAAAAGATCAAATTTGGGCCAAGTTCACTAATAAACCCATAAATGGGCCTGTGAATGTCAAAGTCCACCAAAGGGAATTGGAAATCTATAAATAGAGCCATTCTCATTCATTTCAAAGTTAGACAAATCATAATCATAAAATTCAGAGAGAAGAAGACACAAAAGCTCTATAAATTCCCTCTGCAAGACACCtctgcaagcagtcaacaagcacaccaAAACTGTGCCGCCTGCCCAAGAAATTCAAGTTCAAGCTACAACATtcaagagagaacaagtcgcaGTGACCCTCTCCAGAACACAAATCGACACCTCCTACAGAGTGCATACAACCTCTACAGGTGTCATTCAAATACAACGTTCGCGCCTCTACTACAGACAACGTTTACGTGATATACTACGTcatttagaatcagaggatacattagagattgtacacataaactttctgatattaataaaaattcatTTGTTTCCTATTTTGTATTACATTTATTTTGCGATACAAAATTTGTTGTTACAGTCATTAATAACAAAAACAGGTTCCGAGACTCTCTTCCCAGCATTAACAGGAGTGGTCAAACTAGTCTCAACCCGCATGGGTATCTTAGGGATACAAGATTGTGTATAGACTAGTTGTTTAGTATTGGTGGTTTTTAGGATTTCGGTTatatattggactaaagttatacgagtttggactaaagttatacaaatagggactaaagttatacaaaaatggactaaagttatacaaatatggactaaagttatacaaataaggactagagttatacaaaaatggactaaagttatacaaaaattacctaaagttatacaaatatggactaaagttatataaataaggactaaagttatacaaaaattgattaaagttatacaaatatggactaaagttatacaaataaggactaaagttatacaaaaattgactaaagttataaaaatatGGACTacaagttatacaaatatggactaaatttatacaaacagtacttatataaattcaaatttatagtgttggtttttatttgttattttttgttgttatacttttttttttcatttgtcaaCAAAAAGAATTGAGAAAACAAAAGTTATACTTTCATTGAAATTACACACAtttctactggagttatacattcgttgagtagaagttatttatatcgttactagagttatacattaattgagtagaagttcaacacattcctaatgtagatatttgtataactttagtcaatttttgtataactttagtccatttttgtataactttagtccttctttgtataactttagtccatatttgtataactttagtcaatttttgtataactttagtccttatttgtataactttagtccatatttgtataactttagtccatttttgtataactttagtccatttttgtataactttagtccataacagtataacttttgcCATAACTGtttaactttagtcattttatatcatttttatataaaaatgtgaaataacaaattaaaatcaacaaattatattaatttttatatagctaagattaaaacaacaaattttatgaaaaatattttagtatatcttagatgaaaaaaaagtatctcatcaaaataaacgagatttaaaacccgaaatcttataaaaaaaaacgtataacaagaagagatttgaaaagaataaataacaacaaaaattaaaaaataaaataaaccgaccccaaacaacaaatttaacacaaaatctgaaaaaaaaagagacgGAAATAATGAGACGcaaaatttggaaaaaaaaaacgaatttaTAAAAGTTACCGGCGGCaacggtggtggtggcggtgggtgtgggtggcggtggggtgtcgggtggggtagtggtgggtggtggtgaatgaagaagaaatgaatgaatgatttatttgggttttgattttttttgggtttttagagaggaagaagaagtgagatgtagagagaggagaaggagttgtgataatgacatgatgaatgattagtgaggtaggttaattgaattgatgagttaattagagaaaaggtggagggattaatttgtagccacatccaagggcccttagaaggacttatggactcaaatacataTGGTGGACTTAGTTgatcccttctctctctctctctctctctctctatatatatatatatatatatatatatatatatatatatatatatatatatatatatatatatatatataggtgggatccg is a genomic window containing:
- the LOC141628665 gene encoding uncharacterized protein LOC141628665, producing MYNASANGLAEAFNKTLCNLLRKVVAKSKRDWHERIGEALWAYSTTYKTPTQATPYALVYGVEAVLPLELQIPSLRIAIQEGLTDDENDKLRLAELEFLDKKRLEA